A window of the Brumimicrobium sp. genome harbors these coding sequences:
- the merTP gene encoding mercuric transport protein MerTP, with protein sequence MKTDNKLIGAGLLTAIAASLCCITPVLALIAGTSGLASTFSWLEPFRPYFIGMTILVLGFAWYQKLKPKKQIDCNCETEEKPKFIQSKMFLGIVTGFAIVMLAFPYYSSVFYSKAEKQIIVVDKSNIKKVEFTISGMTCESCGEHVNHEVNKLTGIISSNASYENGNAIVEFDNSKTNISEIEKAINSTGYSVADKKEN encoded by the coding sequence ATGAAAACAGACAACAAACTAATTGGAGCAGGACTTTTAACAGCAATTGCAGCTTCATTGTGTTGCATTACACCTGTTTTGGCTCTCATTGCAGGAACAAGCGGACTTGCCTCAACTTTTTCTTGGCTTGAACCTTTCCGACCGTATTTTATCGGAATGACAATTTTAGTGCTTGGTTTTGCTTGGTATCAAAAGTTGAAACCAAAAAAGCAAATTGACTGCAACTGTGAGACAGAAGAAAAACCAAAATTCATTCAGTCAAAAATGTTTTTAGGAATAGTAACGGGATTTGCCATCGTTATGCTTGCTTTTCCATACTATTCAAGTGTTTTTTACTCAAAGGCTGAAAAGCAAATCATAGTAGTGGACAAATCCAATATTAAAAAAGTAGAATTTACGATTAGCGGTATGACTTGTGAAAGTTGTGGCGAACACGTAAATCACGAAGTAAATAAATTGACAGGAATAATAAGTTCAAACGCATCTTACGAAAATGGAAATGCAATCGTAGAATTTGACAACTCAAAAACAAACATTTCTGAAATCGAAAAAGCAATAAACTCAACAGGATATTCTGTAGCTGACAAAAAAGAAAATTAA
- a CDS encoding metalloregulator ArsR/SmtB family transcription factor, which yields MDNNSCIRQQADIKQINRCKDRVSELNGSFDYLSNGLELAGNNVRLKILFLIYEEKRLCVCDISDILGMTISAVSQHLRKLKDRKLIETEREAQTIFYSLTKEYEKMLKPFFKILDENKILETL from the coding sequence ATGGACAACAATTCTTGCATACGACAACAAGCGGACATTAAACAAATAAATCGCTGTAAAGACAGAGTTTCAGAACTCAACGGCTCATTTGACTATTTATCAAACGGACTTGAATTGGCAGGAAACAACGTAAGACTGAAAATTCTCTTTCTGATCTATGAAGAAAAACGACTTTGTGTTTGTGATATAAGCGATATTCTTGGTATGACAATTTCAGCGGTTTCACAACACTTGCGAAAACTCAAAGACAGAAAACTCATTGAAACAGAAAGAGAAGCTCAAACCATTTTTTACTCATTAACAAAAGAGTATGAAAAAATGCTGAAACCGTTTTTCAAAATACTTGACGAAAACAAAATTTTGGAAACATTATGA